Proteins from one Paraburkholderia sp. BL10I2N1 genomic window:
- a CDS encoding sulfurtransferase TusA family protein, with protein sequence MQVHKEVDARGLNCPLPILRAKKALADMESGQILKVLATDPGSQRDFAAFAKQTGNEIVEVSTQDKTFVFLMRRR encoded by the coding sequence ATCCAGGTTCACAAGGAAGTCGATGCGCGCGGGCTGAATTGCCCGTTGCCCATCCTGCGCGCCAAGAAGGCGCTTGCCGATATGGAAAGCGGCCAGATTCTGAAGGTGCTCGCCACCGATCCGGGCTCGCAACGTGATTTCGCAGCGTTCGCGAAACAGACCGGCAATGAAATCGTCGAAGTTTCGACGCAGGACAAGACGTTCGTGTTTTTGATGCGGCGGCGGTAG
- a CDS encoding sugar ABC transporter substrate-binding protein, producing the protein MRLCKGKASLRILVAALALSAGFGAASSAQAADGHFVLVSHAPDSDSWWNTIKNAIKQADEDFNVETDYRNPPNGDIADMARLIEQAAARNYDGVVVTIADFDVLKSSIGKVTAKKIPLVTINSGTEEQSAQLGAIMHVGQPEYAAGKAAGEKAKAAGIKSFLCVNHYATNPASFERCRGFADAIGVNFKNSTLDTGQDPTGVQSKVSAFLRNHPNTQAVLTLGPLSADPTIKALQQMGLAGKIWFATFDFDDDIAKGIQDGTIQFAIDQQPYLQGYIPVAVLAIVKKEHTTDPAKIRQALQANPKFKERLATYGLEPSYGPRNIGSGPGFITKANVDKVLKYAGQYR; encoded by the coding sequence ATGAGACTTTGCAAGGGCAAGGCTTCGCTCAGGATTCTGGTTGCGGCACTCGCGCTGTCCGCCGGCTTTGGGGCGGCGTCGTCCGCTCAGGCGGCGGATGGGCACTTCGTGCTGGTCAGTCACGCGCCGGATTCTGACTCGTGGTGGAACACCATCAAGAACGCGATCAAGCAGGCCGACGAGGACTTCAACGTCGAGACCGACTATCGCAACCCGCCGAACGGCGACATCGCCGACATGGCCCGCCTGATCGAACAGGCCGCAGCACGCAACTACGACGGCGTGGTCGTGACGATCGCCGACTTCGACGTGCTGAAAAGCTCGATCGGCAAGGTGACAGCCAAGAAGATTCCGCTCGTCACGATCAACTCCGGCACGGAAGAACAGAGCGCCCAGCTCGGCGCGATCATGCACGTCGGCCAGCCTGAATACGCGGCCGGCAAGGCGGCGGGTGAAAAGGCGAAAGCAGCGGGCATCAAGTCGTTCCTGTGCGTCAACCACTATGCAACCAACCCGGCCTCGTTCGAACGCTGCCGCGGCTTTGCGGATGCGATCGGCGTCAACTTCAAGAACTCGACGCTCGATACCGGCCAGGACCCGACCGGTGTCCAGTCGAAAGTGAGTGCGTTCCTGCGCAATCACCCGAACACCCAGGCCGTGCTGACGCTCGGGCCGCTGTCAGCTGATCCGACGATCAAGGCGCTGCAACAGATGGGCCTCGCCGGCAAGATCTGGTTTGCCACTTTCGACTTCGACGATGACATCGCCAAGGGCATCCAGGATGGCACGATCCAGTTCGCCATCGACCAGCAGCCGTATCTGCAGGGTTATATCCCGGTCGCGGTGCTGGCCATCGTGAAGAAGGAGCACACCACCGACCCGGCGAAGATCCGCCAGGCCCTCCAGGCTAACCCGAAGTTCAAGGAGCGCCTCGCCACATACGGGCTGGAACCCTCCTATGGACCGCGCAATATCGGTTCGGGCCCTGGCTTCATTACAAAAGCCAATGTCGACAAGGTGCTGAAGTACGCCGGTCAGTACCGCTGA
- a CDS encoding Gfo/Idh/MocA family oxidoreductase gives MTTTVSDVRVGVVGLGRLGKRHAQNLAWRVPGASLAAACSPLEDELEWARGALPAPRLYRDYAALLDDRDVDAVWLVTPSALHAQQIVDALRAGKHVFCEKPLSLDVAECERVLEEAARYPHLRVTIGFMRRFDPSYRDAFERIEAGGIGRPFMVRSQTCDKNDPEGFFVRFAPTSGGIFLDCSVHDIDVARWLLGNPRATRVFASGTIALHEGLREFGDVDNGVAICEFEGGQLAMFFASRTMAHGNDTGSEVIGTAGALAIGRIPRLNRVEIADAGGVRTECTPTFFERFEDAFLCEAQAFVAAVQGGAQAGASLADALEATRIGSAMRASLASGQPVLL, from the coding sequence ATGACGACAACGGTATCGGACGTGCGGGTGGGTGTGGTCGGCCTTGGCCGGCTCGGCAAACGGCACGCACAGAATCTGGCTTGGCGCGTGCCGGGCGCATCGCTTGCGGCCGCATGCAGTCCGCTCGAGGATGAGCTCGAATGGGCACGCGGTGCGCTGCCTGCGCCACGGCTGTATCGCGACTATGCCGCGCTGCTCGACGATCGTGACGTGGATGCGGTGTGGCTCGTGACGCCGTCGGCGCTTCACGCGCAACAGATCGTCGATGCGCTGCGCGCGGGCAAGCATGTGTTTTGCGAGAAGCCGTTGTCGCTCGACGTCGCGGAATGCGAACGCGTGCTGGAAGAGGCGGCGCGCTATCCGCATCTGCGTGTGACCATCGGCTTCATGCGACGCTTCGATCCGAGCTATCGCGATGCATTCGAGCGTATCGAGGCAGGCGGCATCGGCCGGCCGTTCATGGTCCGCTCGCAGACCTGCGACAAGAATGATCCCGAGGGCTTCTTCGTGCGCTTCGCGCCCACGTCGGGCGGGATTTTTCTGGATTGCAGCGTGCACGATATCGATGTCGCGCGCTGGCTGCTCGGCAATCCACGCGCAACGCGCGTATTCGCGAGCGGCACGATCGCGCTGCACGAAGGGTTGCGCGAATTCGGCGATGTCGACAATGGCGTCGCGATCTGCGAATTCGAAGGCGGACAACTGGCGATGTTCTTTGCGTCGCGGACAATGGCGCATGGCAACGACACCGGCAGCGAGGTGATCGGCACGGCAGGCGCACTTGCGATCGGGCGCATTCCGAGGCTGAACCGTGTCGAGATCGCCGATGCCGGCGGCGTGCGCACCGAATGTACGCCGACTTTCTTTGAACGTTTCGAAGACGCCTTTCTGTGCGAGGCGCAGGCGTTCGTGGCGGCTGTGCAGGGTGGCGCGCAGGCGGGCGCGAGTCTCGCGGACGCGCTCGAAGCGACGCGTATCGGCAGCGCAATGCGGGCGTCGCTCGCGAGCGGGCAACCTGTGCTTCTATGA
- the iolG gene encoding inositol 2-dehydrogenase: MTDAVKTGDTMIEVAVFGAGRIGRIHAANLARQPGVRLKYVVDVNREAAAALAGMHGAQVADVDGAMGDPSIGATVICSSTDTHADLILQSAAQKKHVFCEKPVDLTLERAQACATAVEKAGVVCMIGFQRRFDPTFSAVKARIDAGEIGAPEMLVVTSRDPGAPPVEYIRHSGGIFKDMLIHDFDIFRWILDDEADTLHATGSCLSDPAIADAGDIDSTAVTIRTRRGRLCQINTARRAAYGYDQRFEVLGSDGMLQAGNVRPTEVVAYSKTAVSSDVPEAFFLERYRAAYALEIAHFFDAVTNGKPVRTTVADGLKALELAEAATRSWREGRAVKIGE, encoded by the coding sequence ATGACTGATGCGGTAAAGACAGGGGACACGATGATCGAAGTTGCGGTGTTCGGCGCGGGCCGGATCGGCCGGATTCATGCGGCGAATCTCGCGCGGCAGCCGGGTGTGCGGCTCAAGTACGTGGTCGACGTGAACCGCGAGGCGGCAGCGGCGCTTGCCGGAATGCATGGCGCGCAGGTCGCGGATGTCGACGGTGCGATGGGCGACCCGTCGATCGGCGCAACAGTGATCTGCTCGAGCACCGATACGCACGCCGATCTGATCCTGCAATCGGCCGCGCAGAAGAAGCATGTGTTTTGCGAAAAGCCGGTCGACCTCACGCTCGAGCGCGCGCAGGCGTGCGCGACGGCGGTGGAGAAGGCGGGTGTCGTCTGCATGATCGGCTTCCAGCGACGCTTCGATCCGACTTTTTCAGCAGTGAAAGCGCGCATCGACGCGGGCGAAATCGGCGCGCCGGAAATGCTAGTGGTGACGAGCCGCGATCCGGGGGCGCCGCCCGTCGAGTACATCCGGCATTCGGGCGGTATCTTCAAGGACATGCTGATCCACGATTTCGATATCTTCCGCTGGATACTCGACGACGAAGCCGATACGTTGCACGCGACCGGCAGTTGTCTCTCCGATCCGGCGATTGCCGATGCGGGCGATATCGATTCGACGGCTGTCACGATCCGCACCCGACGCGGCCGGCTGTGCCAGATCAATACGGCGCGTCGAGCGGCCTATGGCTACGACCAGCGCTTCGAGGTGCTGGGCAGCGACGGCATGCTGCAGGCGGGCAATGTGCGTCCGACCGAAGTCGTCGCCTACTCGAAGACCGCCGTTTCGAGCGACGTCCCCGAGGCGTTCTTCCTCGAGCGTTATCGCGCCGCCTACGCGCTGGAGATCGCGCATTTCTTCGACGCCGTGACGAACGGCAAGCCGGTACGTACGACAGTCGCCGACGGCCTGAAGGCGCTGGAACTGGCCGAAGCCGCGACGCGCTCATGGCGTGAAGGCCGGGCGGTCAAGATCGGCGAGTGA
- a CDS encoding MurR/RpiR family transcriptional regulator gives MAEDNTDELPSVEELMQRIAENYESLPRQLKSVATYLEQHRSSVMVDRTSDIAASCGVHPSAVVRFAQRFGFSGFSDLQAVFRQAYTGQGTSSPSYQQRIRKLIDEKPGALSGGAVAREFVAACRGGLDELEESLDDAQFEAAVKMLQQAENIYVIGVRRSFPVASYIVYALQHTPKRVHLVSGFGGMYREQIRSVKKGDVVIAISFAPYGKETQYCLRIAHHHQAKTLVITDSQLSPLLRYASAQLYVKEGSAFAFRSLTSTICLCQALFIALAYKLELNVEESKDIGGYDD, from the coding sequence ATGGCGGAAGACAACACGGACGAACTGCCCAGCGTCGAAGAATTGATGCAGCGCATCGCGGAAAACTACGAATCGCTGCCGCGACAGCTGAAGAGTGTGGCGACGTATCTCGAGCAGCATCGATCGAGCGTGATGGTCGATCGCACCAGCGATATCGCCGCGAGTTGCGGCGTGCATCCGTCGGCGGTGGTGCGCTTCGCGCAGCGTTTCGGCTTTTCGGGCTTCTCCGATCTGCAGGCGGTGTTCAGGCAGGCTTATACGGGGCAGGGCACGTCGTCCCCCAGCTATCAGCAGCGCATCCGCAAGCTGATCGACGAAAAGCCGGGTGCGCTGTCGGGTGGCGCGGTGGCGCGCGAGTTTGTGGCGGCGTGTCGCGGCGGGCTGGATGAACTGGAAGAAAGTCTCGACGACGCGCAGTTCGAAGCCGCGGTGAAGATGCTTCAGCAGGCCGAGAACATCTACGTGATCGGCGTGCGCCGGTCGTTTCCGGTGGCGAGCTACATCGTGTATGCGTTGCAGCATACGCCGAAGCGCGTGCATCTCGTGTCGGGGTTCGGCGGCATGTATCGCGAACAGATTCGCAGCGTGAAGAAGGGCGACGTCGTGATTGCGATCAGCTTCGCCCCGTACGGGAAGGAAACGCAGTATTGCCTGCGCATTGCGCATCACCACCAGGCGAAGACGCTCGTCATCACCGACAGCCAGCTTTCGCCGCTGCTCCGTTACGCGAGCGCGCAACTTTATGTGAAGGAAGGGAGCGCGTTCGCGTTCCGTTCGCTCACGAGCACCATCTGCCTGTGCCAGGCGCTGTTCATCGCGCTCGCGTACAAGCTTGAGCTAAACGTCGAAGAATCGAAGGATATTGGAGGCTACGATGACTGA
- the galU gene encoding UTP--glucose-1-phosphate uridylyltransferase GalU has translation MLKVTKAVFPVAGLGTRFLPATKASPKEMLPIVDKPLIQYAVEEAMAAGITEMIFVTGRSKRAIEDHFDKSYEIEAELEARGKAKLLELVRSIKPSHVDCFYVRQPEALGLGHAVLCAEKLVGDNPFAVILADDLLYGKPPVMQQMIEVFDHYHSSVIGVEEIPHEETKSYGIVEGKEWEDSIIKMSGIVEKPAPEVAPSNLGVVGRYVLKPRIFDHIRAIKPGAGGELQLTDAIQSLLADEQVLAYKYHGTRFDCGSKLGYLKATVEFALRHPEVAADFEEYLRTRSPVLAG, from the coding sequence ATGCTAAAAGTTACAAAAGCAGTCTTTCCGGTAGCAGGTTTGGGCACCCGGTTCCTCCCCGCTACCAAGGCGAGCCCGAAGGAGATGCTGCCCATCGTCGACAAGCCGCTGATCCAGTACGCAGTGGAAGAGGCGATGGCGGCCGGCATCACGGAAATGATCTTCGTCACCGGTCGCAGCAAGCGCGCGATCGAAGATCACTTCGACAAGTCGTATGAGATCGAGGCGGAACTCGAGGCGCGCGGCAAGGCCAAGTTGCTGGAACTCGTGCGCAGCATCAAGCCGAGCCACGTCGACTGCTTCTATGTGCGTCAGCCGGAAGCACTCGGTCTGGGCCATGCGGTGCTGTGCGCCGAGAAGCTGGTCGGTGACAACCCGTTTGCCGTCATCCTCGCGGACGACCTGCTGTACGGCAAGCCGCCAGTCATGCAGCAGATGATCGAGGTGTTCGATCACTATCACAGCTCGGTGATCGGCGTCGAAGAGATCCCGCACGAGGAGACGAAGTCTTACGGCATCGTCGAGGGCAAGGAGTGGGAGGATTCGATCATCAAGATGTCCGGCATCGTCGAAAAGCCGGCGCCCGAAGTCGCGCCTTCGAATCTCGGCGTGGTGGGACGTTATGTGCTGAAGCCGCGCATCTTCGACCATATTCGCGCGATCAAGCCGGGCGCGGGTGGCGAATTGCAGTTGACGGATGCGATCCAGTCACTGCTCGCCGACGAGCAGGTGCTCGCGTACAAGTATCACGGCACGCGTTTCGATTGCGGCAGCAAGCTCGGGTATCTGAAAGCGACGGTGGAGTTTGCGCTGCGTCACCCGGAAGTGGCGGCTGATTTCGAAGAATATCTGCGCACGCGCTCGCCGGTGCTCGCGGGTTGA